A region of the Planktothrix serta PCC 8927 genome:
TATGATATGGTGATTCCCTACCGGGCGGGAATTTTTGATGTTAAAGGGTTTTTGAATGCGATCGCCAAAGATATTACTCGCTTACAAACCATCCCAGGGCGGTTAGTTCAACCCTTAAGTGAATCGAGTTGGGATACTTGGATTAAACTCTATCGGCGAGAATCTCATAGTGATAATAATCAAATTTCCTATTATTTAAAAGGGGAATTAGTGTCATTTTTACTGGATTTATTAATCAGAGAAAAACAGGGAAATCAGCGATCGCTCGATGATGTTATGCGTCAAATGTGGGACGAATTTGGTCAACCCGAAATCGGCTTTACTCCTGAACAATTAGAACAGGTGATTGAATCTATTGCTGAAACCTCTTTAAGGGATTTCTTTCAAAACTATTTATATGGACTGGATGAACTTCCCTATAATCAATATTTAGAACCCTTTGGGTTACAAGTGGTCGCTGAAACAACGGATGAAACCCCCTATTTGGGCTGTAAAATAGCCTCAGAAAAAGGTCGAGAAATAATTAAATTTGTGGAAGTCGGGAGTCCGGCTGAAACCGCAGGATTAGATATTAATGATGAACTTTTAGCCTTAAATGGATTTAAAGTCACCTCTGACCAATTCCATGAACGGTTAAAAGATTACAAACCGGGAGATACAGTAGAATTAACCTTTTTTCATCAAGATTTATTGCGAACTTGTCAAGCTACCTTAACATCTCCCCGTCCTAATCATTACAAAATCGTTTCTGTTAGCCAACCGACCCCTCAACAAAAACGAAATTTTGAAGGCTGGTTAGGGTGTCCTTATCACAATTTATGAGATGATGAGGGGGAAATATTCAGAGGTTAGGCGATGGAAGTACCACCCCCTCCTTCAATTACACCCCGTCAGATGAATCTATTGCGGGTTGTAACCTCAATGGCTTGGTCAGATGGAGAATTAGCAACGGAAGAAGTTGATGTCATGCTGAATCAATTTAGCCGTTTGTTTGCGAAACAGGAACAACAACAGCAACAACTCCAACAGGAATTAAGGGATTATTTAATGCAAAATATTCCCTTAGAGGAGTTAATTCCTAAACTCGAAACCCAAGCCGAACGAGAACTGGTACTTGTCTTAGGATATGAAGT
Encoded here:
- a CDS encoding tellurite resistance TerB family protein, producing the protein MEVPPPPSITPRQMNLLRVVTSMAWSDGELATEEVDVMLNQFSRLFAKQEQQQQQLQQELRDYLMQNIPLEELIPKLETQAERELVLVLGYEVINSSARTPDEPKINPDEAAAYQTLLQLLNLPSDVVQRLEEQMDSPSHSKAELIETITRKLGAFIQK